In the Gossypium raimondii isolate GPD5lz chromosome 9, ASM2569854v1, whole genome shotgun sequence genome, one interval contains:
- the LOC105799901 gene encoding LOW QUALITY PROTEIN: glutathione S-transferase U8-like (The sequence of the model RefSeq protein was modified relative to this genomic sequence to represent the inferred CDS: deleted 1 base in 1 codon), with translation MGEEVKVFGAWGSPFSSKVELALRLKGVLYDYIEEDLNNKSSLLLQYNPVYKKVPVLLHNGKSITESIIILEYIEETWKAYPILPQDPNDKAMARFWVNFIDGKCSSAIRKVAFSPEEEREKAVEEACECLKTVESALNGKKFFGGDTIGMVDIVALFIAFWLRPFQEIKGLELLSSEKFPNLFKWTDDFVSCSIVTELLPPRDKLVAHIKAHLSK, from the exons ATGGGTGAAGAGGTGAAGGTTTTTGGAGCATGGGGAAGCCCTTTTAGCAGTAAGGTAGAGCTGGCTTTGCGGTTGAAAGGCGTTCTATATGACTACATAGAAGAAGACTTGAATAACAAGAGCTCTTTGCTTTTGCAATACAATCCAGTTTATAAGAAAGTCCCGGTTCTTCTTCACAATGGAAAATCAATTACAGAGTCGATTATTATACTTGAATACATTGAGGAAACTTGGAAAGCCTATCCCATCTTGCCACAAGATCCTAATGACAAAGCCATGGCTCGATTCTGGGTCAATTTCATTGATGGCAAG TGCTCGTCTGCCATTAGGAAAGTTGCATTTAGCCCTGAGGAGGAGAGAGAGAAGGCAGTGGAAGAAGCTTGTGAGTGTCTGAAAACAGTTGAAAGTGCACTGAATGGAAAGAAATTCTTTGGTGGGGATACAATTGGAATGGTAGACATTGTTGCCCTTTTTATTGCCTTTTGGCTT AGACCCTTTCAAGAAATTAAGGGGTTGGAGCTGTTGTCATCTGAGAAATTCCCCAACTTATTCAAATGGACTGACGACTTTGTTAGTTGCAGCATTGTTACGGAACTTTTGCCTCCTAGAGACAAATTAGTAGCCCATATCAAAGCTCATCTTTCCAAATGA